A window of Elusimicrobiota bacterium contains these coding sequences:
- a CDS encoding TatD family hydrolase: MTVFGVIDTHAHLADEKFDADREEVLKRAWAAGLAAVVEIGEEESQWPKARALAEAHPGRVYWTAGHHPYYAVKADDGLPDRLAAELGHPACVAVGEIGLDYHRPDSPPEVQQRVLEKLLEVAARGGKPVVLHCRDAAAPSTAAESDLLNLLRRRPFRLSDGGPAGVAHCFQGSAPAAWELLQQGFMIGVDGPLTYPNASVLRALIGHLPLESLVLETDSPYLPPQSHRGKRNEPALLPDVVRALAELKHVAVEKIAAVTAANARRLYRLPLV; this comes from the coding sequence TTGACCGTCTTCGGGGTCATCGACACCCACGCCCACCTGGCGGACGAGAAGTTCGACGCCGACCGCGAGGAGGTTTTAAAACGGGCCTGGGCCGCCGGCCTGGCGGCCGTGGTGGAGATCGGCGAGGAAGAAAGCCAGTGGCCCAAGGCCCGAGCCCTGGCCGAGGCCCACCCGGGCCGGGTCTACTGGACCGCGGGCCACCACCCCTACTACGCGGTCAAAGCGGACGACGGACTTCCGGATCGCTTGGCCGCCGAGCTTGGTCACCCCGCCTGCGTGGCCGTGGGGGAAATCGGTTTGGATTACCACCGTCCGGACTCCCCGCCCGAAGTTCAACAGAGGGTCCTGGAAAAGTTGTTGGAGGTGGCGGCCCGGGGCGGGAAACCCGTCGTCCTCCATTGCCGGGACGCGGCCGCGCCTTCCACGGCGGCGGAATCGGATTTGTTAAACCTCCTGCGCCGACGGCCTTTCCGGCTTTCCGACGGGGGACCGGCGGGCGTGGCCCACTGTTTTCAGGGAAGCGCTCCCGCCGCCTGGGAACTCCTTCAACAGGGGTTTATGATCGGCGTCGACGGTCCCTTGACCTATCCCAACGCCTCCGTCCTGCGCGCCCTGATCGGCCACCTTCCCCTGGAATCCCTGGTGCTGGAAACCGACAGCCCCTACCTGCCGCCCCAATCCCATCGGGGAAAGCGCAACGAACCCGCGCTTCTTCCCGACGTGGTCCGGGCCCTGGCGGAGCTTAAGCACGTGGCGGTGGAGAAAATCGCCGCCGTCACCGCCGCCAACGCGCGCCGGTTGTACCGCCTCCCCCTCGTTTAA
- a CDS encoding FecR domain-containing protein, with product MGLSNAHHRVGFWALGAFLPLGFLCSLSADPVVVKAVRGPAEIRRARAQNNKWYALRKGSSVKPGDEIRTGKSSRAVLKLDDGSRVVLGGGSRAKVLESSPNRIFSLAVGRMKSFVKKLKPSSKFEVRTPLAAASVRGTIFEMGVGEEGKNGYLDVTRGVVNLAQSGRDMDVHAGERVDFMSGWPLGDPVPGKSSEDTPAEEEKSDDKSALKREVGLGMSKEAVMAAAAEEMRLAEYQEGKTLIDVNGDRVRLEEYIIRRPQELAVNLQDRAFKLVVLNERDNRFDYFYYRGVFNQTLPDDLSVALNDVRGQLGAAAPDYYLDSYEMGQSNTRDSVLDQANGGHLVKITYDGTNYYLEDPTDATNTRTILANEVTTTADGTFHKVYDPVGDRFVTITDAQFNAGGGAAGVFDASQDTFRTLTTADTYWRTAFNNYSHLINGNSKQSYVPDGTLGITNILAQDQDATYTFAGGSVFPVTETPSGADVLHNRVTLYYGDGTIETVNTYIMSDDGKIGPVSAFDGLTTGSGFKDQLLQWNYEQVTEATEFQGRKIDLVVEPKILIKSGLLK from the coding sequence ATGGGTTTGTCGAACGCGCATCATCGGGTGGGTTTTTGGGCGCTGGGGGCCTTTTTGCCCCTGGGTTTTTTGTGTTCCCTTTCGGCGGACCCGGTCGTGGTCAAAGCCGTTCGCGGACCGGCGGAAATCCGTCGGGCCCGGGCCCAAAACAATAAATGGTACGCCCTCCGGAAAGGCTCCTCGGTCAAACCCGGCGACGAAATACGGACCGGCAAATCCAGCCGCGCGGTCCTCAAATTGGACGACGGCTCCCGCGTCGTCTTGGGCGGCGGCAGCCGCGCCAAGGTCCTGGAATCCTCCCCCAACCGCATTTTTTCGCTGGCCGTCGGTCGGATGAAATCCTTCGTCAAAAAGCTAAAACCGTCCAGCAAATTTGAAGTTCGAACGCCCCTGGCCGCGGCCTCGGTGCGGGGAACCATTTTTGAAATGGGCGTGGGCGAGGAGGGCAAAAACGGCTATTTGGATGTAACCCGAGGCGTGGTCAACTTGGCCCAAAGCGGGCGGGACATGGACGTTCACGCGGGGGAGCGGGTGGATTTCATGAGCGGTTGGCCCCTGGGCGATCCGGTGCCCGGCAAGTCCTCCGAAGACACGCCGGCCGAGGAGGAGAAATCCGATGACAAATCGGCCTTAAAGCGTGAAGTGGGACTCGGCATGAGCAAAGAAGCCGTCATGGCCGCCGCGGCCGAGGAAATGCGCCTGGCCGAATACCAGGAGGGCAAAACCCTCATCGACGTCAACGGCGACCGGGTGCGGCTCGAGGAATACATCATTCGCCGCCCCCAGGAACTGGCGGTCAACCTTCAAGACCGGGCGTTTAAGCTGGTCGTGCTCAACGAGCGGGACAATCGGTTTGATTACTTTTACTACCGGGGCGTTTTCAATCAAACGCTGCCCGACGATCTGTCCGTGGCCTTGAACGACGTCCGCGGCCAATTGGGGGCCGCCGCGCCCGATTACTATTTGGATTCCTACGAAATGGGCCAATCCAACACCCGGGATTCGGTGTTGGACCAGGCCAACGGCGGCCATCTGGTCAAAATCACCTACGACGGCACCAATTATTATCTGGAGGATCCCACCGACGCCACGAACACCCGGACCATTTTGGCGAACGAGGTGACGACGACCGCCGATGGAACCTTCCACAAGGTGTACGACCCCGTGGGGGACCGGTTCGTGACCATCACCGACGCCCAATTCAACGCGGGGGGCGGCGCGGCCGGGGTTTTCGACGCTTCCCAGGACACCTTCCGAACCCTCACGACCGCCGACACCTATTGGCGCACCGCCTTCAACAACTACAGCCATCTCATCAACGGCAACAGCAAGCAATCCTACGTGCCGGACGGCACGCTGGGCATCACAAACATTCTGGCCCAGGACCAGGACGCCACCTACACCTTCGCGGGGGGGAGCGTTTTTCCCGTGACCGAAACGCCCTCCGGCGCCGACGTTCTTCACAACCGGGTCACGCTCTATTACGGCGACGGGACGATCGAAACCGTAAACACCTACATCATGTCCGATGACGGGAAAATCGGCCCCGTGAGCGCCTTCGACGGATTGACCACGGGTTCGGGGTTCAAAGACCAACTGCTTCAATGGAACTACGAACAAGTCACCGAAGCCACGGAATTCCAGGGGCGCAAGATCGATCTCGTCGTGGAACCGAAAATCCTGATCAAATCGGGGTTGCTCAAATGA
- a CDS encoding PorV/PorQ family protein, producing MIRRARISAVAMGWVLASAGFVHAAGKAGAVGAAFLKIAPGARAAALGEAFTAVADDASTLIWNPAGLAHLRKPEIAATHSQWLQEASHDFMAAALPVSRATVGLGVTSFSVPNIPKRALDTDAPDGVFDARDAAYHLGWGQALGDDWALGLAATYVRQTIDGRSAGGAAATLGALWRTPWRPLTTGLALRNLGGEIKFDQEGDPLPMTAAFGVALRTPNDRLTFSTDLRLPSKGDVAESAGLEYTHPLFKDGRGRLRTGYNSSAAEADSASGLSLGLGLDFTRWAFDVTWAPYGVLGDTFRYGFRVSF from the coding sequence ATGATCCGGCGAGCGCGGATTTCGGCGGTGGCGATGGGGTGGGTGTTGGCGTCCGCGGGATTCGTTCACGCGGCGGGCAAGGCGGGGGCGGTCGGAGCGGCCTTTTTGAAGATCGCCCCCGGCGCCCGGGCGGCGGCCCTGGGCGAAGCCTTCACCGCCGTGGCCGACGACGCGTCCACCTTGATTTGGAATCCGGCGGGCCTCGCCCATTTGCGAAAACCCGAAATCGCCGCCACCCACAGCCAATGGCTTCAAGAGGCCAGCCACGATTTCATGGCGGCGGCCCTTCCGGTGTCCCGGGCAACCGTCGGATTGGGCGTGACGTCCTTCTCGGTTCCCAACATTCCCAAACGGGCGTTGGACACCGACGCCCCCGACGGCGTGTTTGACGCCCGCGATGCGGCTTACCATCTGGGGTGGGGGCAAGCCCTGGGCGACGACTGGGCCCTCGGCCTCGCCGCCACCTACGTCCGGCAAACCATCGACGGCCGATCGGCCGGCGGCGCGGCGGCCACCCTGGGCGCCCTGTGGCGCACGCCCTGGCGTCCGCTCACCACGGGCCTCGCTCTGCGGAACCTGGGCGGGGAAATAAAGTTCGACCAAGAGGGAGACCCCTTGCCCATGACCGCGGCGTTCGGCGTGGCCCTTCGAACCCCCAACGACCGGCTCACTTTTTCCACCGATCTTAGGCTTCCGTCCAAAGGGGATGTCGCCGAATCCGCCGGGCTCGAATACACTCACCCCTTGTTCAAGGACGGTCGGGGTCGGTTGCGGACGGGTTACAACTCCTCGGCGGCCGAGGCCGACAGCGCCTCCGGCCTGTCCCTGGGGCTGGGATTGGATTTCACCCGCTGGGCCTTCGATGTGACCTGGGCGCCCTACGGGGTCCTGGGCGACACGTTTCGATACGGGTTCCGGGTCTCGTTTTAA
- a CDS encoding type I 3-dehydroquinate dehydratase, which translates to MKSRRLPSALGRRPLVVASIGDAAHLVGDARRAAKEGADIVEIRADLFPKNILKPESLRRLIKSAREAARRPLLLTLRIGEEGGGLSPHFREQDRLALFRAALSDVQGVDIELSANEINRHVEFEAHKRGRFVVVSAHDFQKIPSGAVLSGFARKAKRLGADVLKVAARPRRRADVDRLMDFCAKSTFRRRVFIAMGPLGETTRRDGFRWGSCLTYGFVRRRLAPGQLPVKTLAEASRALLRKPAPPRPE; encoded by the coding sequence GTGAAATCACGACGCCTCCCCTCCGCGTTGGGGCGCCGTCCGCTCGTGGTGGCGTCCATCGGCGACGCCGCCCACCTCGTCGGCGACGCCCGCCGCGCGGCCAAAGAGGGGGCCGACATTGTTGAGATCCGCGCCGACTTGTTCCCAAAAAATATTTTAAAACCGGAATCGCTTCGCCGCCTCATCAAATCGGCCCGGGAGGCCGCTCGGCGTCCCCTCCTTTTGACGTTGCGCATCGGCGAAGAGGGCGGCGGCCTGTCGCCCCATTTTCGGGAGCAGGACCGCCTGGCGCTGTTCCGCGCCGCGCTTTCCGACGTTCAAGGGGTCGACATCGAACTCTCGGCCAACGAGATCAACCGCCACGTGGAATTTGAAGCCCACAAACGGGGCCGTTTCGTGGTGGTGAGCGCCCACGATTTTCAAAAAATTCCGTCCGGCGCCGTGCTCTCGGGATTTGCGCGGAAGGCGAAACGGTTGGGGGCCGACGTGCTTAAAGTCGCGGCCCGGCCGCGCCGTCGGGCCGACGTGGATCGTTTGATGGATTTTTGCGCGAAGTCGACGTTTCGGCGCCGGGTGTTCATCGCCATGGGCCCCTTGGGGGAGACCACCCGGCGGGACGGATTTCGGTGGGGGTCCTGCCTGACCTACGGGTTTGTTCGCCGCCGCCTGGCGCCGGGGCAATTGCCCGTCAAGACGCTGGCGGAGGCGTCCCGGGCTCTTTTACGAAAACCAGCACCGCCCCGCCCAGAATAA
- a CDS encoding MFS transporter, which yields MTPPDRPFWKRPLLWAWAFYDFANSAFATTTLAVVFNVYFAKSVVPPEGIRCFGRALSGPALWSFTVSASMFVMVLLAPLLGAVADLSGKRKSFLRFFWILGVLASVGLFWVTPGRVALAVGLFALANMGFAGGNAFYNAYLPDLGPRESLGAISGFGWAIGYIGGGLCLALDLALIQRPAWFGLSTDHFLPVRASLLSVGLWWGLFGLPLFLLSPPESAGEKRPAIAWARLGWTRLLDTARNMARYRNLLVFVLAYAVYNDGIETVILTASVVGAELLGLSSGELIQCFLMIQGVAFLGSLLFGYLADRWRHKTVILITLAVYAGVIFWGARMTSRGEFWALGVVLGLVLGGSQAASRSLMGLLTPPERSGEFFGFFGVVGKVTAVVGPLVFGLAAQAGGVRRGVLSLLVFFILGGAVLVFVKEPGTPPPAS from the coding sequence GTGACTCCCCCCGACCGTCCTTTTTGGAAACGCCCGCTCCTCTGGGCCTGGGCCTTTTACGATTTCGCCAATTCCGCCTTCGCGACCACCACGCTCGCCGTCGTCTTCAACGTCTATTTCGCCAAAAGCGTCGTTCCCCCCGAGGGAATCCGGTGCTTTGGCCGCGCTCTGTCGGGACCGGCGCTTTGGAGCTTTACGGTGTCGGCGTCGATGTTCGTCATGGTTCTATTGGCGCCTTTGCTGGGCGCCGTCGCGGACTTGTCCGGAAAACGGAAATCCTTTCTTCGCTTTTTTTGGATTTTGGGAGTCCTGGCCAGCGTCGGACTTTTTTGGGTCACGCCGGGACGGGTGGCCCTGGCCGTGGGGTTGTTCGCCCTGGCCAACATGGGTTTCGCCGGCGGCAACGCCTTCTACAACGCCTATTTGCCGGACCTGGGGCCCCGGGAATCCCTGGGGGCCATCTCGGGTTTTGGTTGGGCCATCGGATACATCGGGGGCGGGCTCTGCCTGGCCCTGGATCTGGCGTTGATCCAACGCCCGGCCTGGTTCGGGCTCTCCACGGACCATTTTCTTCCCGTGAGGGCCAGTTTGCTGTCGGTGGGGCTGTGGTGGGGCCTTTTTGGTCTTCCGCTGTTTCTATTGAGCCCGCCCGAGAGCGCCGGCGAAAAACGGCCCGCCATCGCCTGGGCGCGGCTGGGGTGGACCCGATTGCTCGACACCGCCCGAAACATGGCCCGTTACCGAAATCTCCTGGTCTTTGTTCTCGCCTACGCCGTCTATAACGACGGCATTGAAACCGTGATCCTGACCGCCTCGGTCGTGGGGGCGGAGTTGCTGGGCCTATCCTCCGGGGAGCTCATCCAATGCTTCCTCATGATTCAAGGGGTGGCCTTCCTGGGCTCGCTCCTCTTCGGTTATTTGGCCGATCGGTGGCGCCACAAAACGGTGATCCTGATCACTCTCGCGGTTTACGCGGGGGTGATCTTCTGGGGCGCCCGCATGACCTCCCGGGGCGAATTCTGGGCCCTGGGCGTCGTCCTGGGCTTGGTCCTGGGGGGCAGTCAGGCCGCGAGCCGGTCTCTCATGGGATTGCTCACGCCGCCGGAGCGCAGCGGGGAGTTCTTCGGATTTTTCGGCGTGGTGGGGAAAGTGACGGCCGTCGTGGGGCCTTTGGTGTTCGGTCTGGCCGCCCAGGCGGGCGGCGTACGGCGGGGCGTTCTGTCCCTGCTGGTGTTTTTTATTCTGGGCGGGGCGGTGCTGGTTTTCGTAAAAGAGCCCGGGACGCCTCCGCCAGCGTCTTGA
- a CDS encoding cation transporter: MTPEAHHRHAVSTARPRRVLVFAAVLTGATFLVELWGARRSGSVALLSDAAHVFMDFGGLLFSYFAVTLAERPASDRRTFGLHRLEVLAAVFNGLLVSGVALGIAWKSLHRFHGTAPLPGTGLMMGLGLAGLAANVAVAAALHGPSRTDVNLRGSFLHVASDALASVGVIGAGALISATGWRAVDPLVGLLIAALILGSALPLLRESMNLLLEGVPAGLHVSEVTAALRALPGVLRVEDVHVWGLCSHLVSLSARVILEPARMNEQPRVLSALQALLREKFSIGHSTLQLESAEPNALP; the protein is encoded by the coding sequence ATGACCCCCGAAGCGCACCACCGCCACGCCGTCTCCACCGCCCGGCCCCGGCGGGTGCTCGTGTTCGCGGCGGTCCTCACCGGCGCGACGTTTCTGGTGGAGCTCTGGGGCGCCCGGCGGAGCGGTTCCGTGGCCCTGCTTTCGGACGCGGCCCACGTGTTCATGGACTTCGGCGGTCTTCTCTTTTCCTATTTCGCCGTGACCCTGGCCGAGCGCCCCGCCTCGGACCGGCGCACCTTCGGCCTTCACCGGTTGGAAGTGCTGGCCGCCGTCTTCAACGGATTATTGGTATCCGGGGTGGCCCTGGGCATCGCGTGGAAATCCCTTCACCGATTTCACGGGACCGCGCCCCTCCCCGGGACCGGCCTCATGATGGGGTTGGGCCTGGCCGGACTCGCGGCCAACGTGGCGGTGGCCGCGGCCCTGCACGGGCCGAGCCGGACCGACGTTAATCTTCGGGGTTCTTTCTTGCACGTGGCGTCGGACGCGCTGGCCAGCGTGGGGGTCATCGGGGCGGGCGCCCTGATCTCGGCCACCGGCTGGCGGGCGGTGGACCCGCTGGTGGGACTCTTGATCGCCGCCTTGATCCTGGGAAGCGCCCTGCCGCTTCTCCGGGAATCCATGAACCTCCTTTTGGAAGGCGTTCCCGCGGGTCTGCACGTGTCGGAAGTGACCGCGGCCCTGCGCGCCCTCCCCGGCGTCCTCCGGGTGGAGGACGTCCACGTGTGGGGTCTTTGCTCCCACCTCGTGTCTCTTTCCGCCCGGGTGATCCTGGAACCCGCCCGCATGAACGAACAGCCCCGGGTGCTGTCGGCCCTCCAGGCCCTTCTTCGGGAAAAGTTTTCCATCGGGCATTCCACGCTCCAGCTGGAATCCGCGGAACCGAACGCTCTTCCGTGA
- a CDS encoding M23 family metallopeptidase — translation MRFFPVFASASKAAFLAGLALGTAHGLRGESDFTIDPSTVVAGRTFSVWLIASAPLGRVTARWNGRRAPFYKMGGRRWRALLGTGPLEPAGTKTVTIEGVWSRGGPFLEEVPFAVEEGTYPVGRIKLSPERDALFTTGSVERDSFVLATLYNQAPTAKRLWNGAFVRPSTGVVSSVFGARRSYGDRPALNPHTGTDLAAPSGTPVTAPQRGVVVFAGRIESFGNVVLLDHGQGVYTYYLHMRALAVRAGDRVKTGRLLGETGAEGIATGPHVHWSLTVQGERVDPQDWVDRFIP, via the coding sequence ATGCGATTTTTTCCCGTTTTTGCATCGGCAAGTAAGGCGGCGTTCCTGGCGGGCCTGGCTTTGGGAACGGCCCACGGCCTCCGCGGGGAAAGCGATTTTACGATCGACCCAAGCACCGTGGTCGCCGGGCGAACCTTTTCCGTTTGGCTAATCGCCTCGGCGCCATTGGGCCGCGTCACCGCCCGTTGGAACGGACGGCGAGCGCCGTTCTACAAGATGGGCGGACGCCGTTGGCGCGCGCTCCTGGGCACGGGCCCCTTGGAACCGGCGGGAACCAAGACCGTGACCATCGAGGGCGTTTGGTCCCGGGGCGGGCCTTTTCTGGAGGAAGTCCCTTTCGCGGTGGAAGAGGGCACCTACCCCGTGGGACGGATCAAGCTTTCGCCCGAGCGGGACGCGCTTTTCACCACCGGTTCGGTGGAGCGGGATTCTTTTGTTCTGGCCACGCTCTACAACCAGGCCCCCACCGCGAAACGTCTTTGGAACGGCGCCTTCGTGCGCCCGTCCACGGGCGTGGTGTCCTCGGTTTTTGGCGCGCGACGCTCCTACGGGGACCGCCCCGCGTTGAACCCCCACACCGGAACCGATTTGGCGGCCCCGTCGGGCACTCCCGTCACGGCGCCCCAACGGGGCGTGGTCGTCTTCGCGGGACGGATTGAAAGCTTCGGGAACGTGGTGCTGCTGGACCACGGCCAAGGCGTCTACACGTATTACCTGCACATGCGCGCCCTCGCGGTCCGGGCCGGCGACCGGGTCAAAACCGGGCGCCTCCTGGGCGAAACCGGCGCCGAAGGCATTGCCACGGGCCCCCACGTCCATTGGTCCCTCACCGTTCAAGGCGAGCGCGTGGATCCCCAGGATTGGGTGGACCGGTTCATTCCATGA
- the mnmE gene encoding tRNA uridine-5-carboxymethylaminomethyl(34) synthesis GTPase MnmE yields the protein MEPRETDTIVAVATPPGEGGLGVVRLSGPRALEVADAMFRAAAPLVDVPSHTLHHGVVRDADETLDDAVAAVFRAPRSYTGEDVVELSCHGGSLLMTRVLELCLRRGARLAGPGEFTRRAYENGKMDLTQAEAVADLIAARSDALRRAGLAQLRGGLSRRVATLRQRLVDLLAQLEAGLDFVDDEVPPLSPDQFQKHLEYLTSTVDGLLATSRDGRRLRNGLRVALAGRPNAGKSSLFNALLGDDRAIVTARPGTTRDTLEERVLLNDVPVTVTDTAGLRTAAGAVERAGVSRARRALARADVVLGVVDGSKKPGPADRRLAASWRRGRTILVLAKADRVKPGKARTRQETAWRAALGWNARPGTWTSSRTGAGLPELRSLILEAAGAGGLRERKEDDVLINTRHEAGLGEVRAALNEAGGASTPAEARALELRRALAALSAVTGRDGDDVSEEVLDAIFSRFCIGK from the coding sequence ATGGAACCCCGCGAAACCGACACCATCGTCGCCGTCGCCACCCCGCCGGGGGAAGGCGGCCTGGGCGTCGTCCGTTTGTCCGGCCCCCGGGCCCTCGAGGTCGCCGACGCGATGTTTCGCGCCGCCGCCCCGCTGGTCGACGTCCCTTCCCACACCCTGCACCACGGCGTCGTGCGTGACGCCGACGAAACCTTGGACGACGCCGTCGCCGCCGTGTTCCGCGCCCCGCGCTCCTACACCGGCGAAGACGTGGTGGAACTTTCCTGCCACGGCGGTAGCCTGTTGATGACGCGGGTCCTGGAGCTCTGCCTTCGACGGGGCGCGCGGCTCGCCGGTCCCGGCGAATTCACCCGGCGGGCCTACGAAAACGGCAAAATGGATTTGACCCAGGCGGAGGCCGTGGCGGATTTGATCGCCGCCCGGTCCGACGCCCTGCGGCGCGCCGGACTCGCCCAATTGCGGGGGGGGTTGTCCCGTCGGGTGGCGACGCTCCGGCAACGCCTGGTGGACCTGTTGGCCCAATTGGAAGCCGGTCTGGATTTCGTGGACGACGAAGTTCCGCCTCTTTCGCCGGATCAATTTCAAAAACACCTAGAATATCTCACGTCGACCGTGGACGGCCTTTTGGCCACCTCCCGCGACGGGCGAAGGCTTCGAAACGGCCTTCGGGTCGCCTTGGCCGGCCGCCCCAACGCCGGCAAATCGTCTTTGTTCAACGCCCTCCTGGGCGACGACCGGGCCATCGTTACCGCTCGGCCGGGCACGACCCGCGACACGTTGGAAGAGCGCGTTCTCTTGAACGACGTGCCCGTGACCGTGACCGACACCGCCGGCCTTCGAACCGCCGCCGGCGCCGTGGAACGCGCGGGCGTGTCCCGGGCCCGCCGCGCTTTGGCGCGGGCCGACGTGGTGCTCGGGGTGGTGGACGGATCCAAAAAACCGGGGCCCGCGGACCGTCGACTGGCGGCCTCTTGGCGGCGGGGACGGACGATATTGGTTTTGGCCAAGGCGGACCGGGTCAAACCCGGAAAAGCCCGAACGCGCCAAGAGACGGCGTGGCGCGCGGCGTTGGGATGGAACGCGCGCCCCGGGACCTGGACGTCCTCCCGGACCGGGGCGGGACTGCCGGAGCTTCGGTCGTTGATTTTGGAGGCGGCGGGCGCGGGCGGTCTTCGCGAACGAAAGGAAGACGACGTTTTGATCAACACGCGCCACGAAGCGGGCCTGGGGGAAGTTCGCGCCGCGCTGAACGAAGCGGGCGGCGCTTCAACCCCCGCCGAAGCCCGGGCCTTGGAATTGCGGCGGGCCCTTGCGGCGCTCAGCGCGGTCACGGGGCGGGACGGCGACGACGTGTCGGAGGAGGTGTTGGATGCGATTTTTTCCCGTTTTTGCATCGGCAAGTAA
- a CDS encoding Jag N-terminal domain-containing protein yields MKEMREWTGEARTAERAVERGLAQLGLKRDDVNVHVVQDRSSGLLSLFGFRRVRVRMVEKRSARLDAYRDHGPDDDRFEHGRDDRGPRRGREDREDRGETIEKSGGKNGRRDRRPSNGGKNDDRPAPRGRGDRRERDERGPGDRRNAPKGARGGDARGNRPPERKNRPTPEAPRRAEPRPETRAPREQRAPRPEILRPFIPPETLLNQWKESLGVDDLAWEFGPEQNHRLPVLLKTTRGERLAGKNGRGLEALEYLFNLVSSGGDREKPWVALRLEGFASADEQSVVDKALFAAFQVRRTQQLFRMDPMPPAQRRLVHQALANHPDVETASEGEGPTRKVVVKPRAAGAAPAPNA; encoded by the coding sequence ATGAAAGAAATGCGGGAATGGACCGGGGAAGCGCGGACCGCCGAACGGGCGGTGGAGCGCGGGTTGGCCCAACTGGGCCTGAAGCGCGATGACGTGAATGTCCACGTCGTTCAGGACCGCTCCAGCGGGCTTTTGAGCCTGTTCGGTTTTCGGCGGGTGCGGGTCCGGATGGTGGAAAAACGCTCCGCCCGCCTCGACGCCTACCGCGATCACGGCCCCGACGACGATCGGTTTGAGCACGGCCGCGACGACCGGGGACCCCGCCGGGGACGGGAGGACCGCGAAGACCGCGGCGAAACGATCGAAAAATCCGGCGGCAAGAACGGCCGGCGGGATCGACGGCCTTCCAACGGCGGGAAGAACGACGACCGACCGGCCCCGCGGGGCCGGGGAGACCGTCGCGAACGGGACGAGCGCGGACCCGGCGACCGGCGCAACGCCCCCAAGGGCGCGCGCGGCGGCGACGCCCGCGGGAACCGACCGCCCGAGCGCAAAAACCGGCCGACGCCGGAGGCGCCACGACGGGCCGAACCGCGTCCGGAAACGCGGGCCCCCCGGGAACAGCGCGCCCCGCGCCCCGAGATCCTTCGCCCCTTCATTCCCCCCGAAACCCTTTTAAATCAATGGAAGGAATCCCTGGGCGTGGACGATCTCGCCTGGGAGTTCGGCCCCGAACAAAACCACCGCCTGCCGGTGCTGCTCAAAACAACCCGCGGCGAACGCCTTGCCGGAAAAAACGGCCGCGGCCTCGAAGCGCTGGAATACCTCTTTAATCTCGTGTCCTCGGGCGGCGATCGGGAGAAACCCTGGGTCGCCCTGCGCCTGGAGGGCTTCGCCTCGGCCGACGAGCAAAGCGTCGTGGACAAGGCCCTGTTCGCGGCCTTTCAAGTCCGCCGCACCCAACAGCTTTTCCGGATGGATCCCATGCCGCCGGCCCAACGACGCCTCGTCCACCAGGCCCTGGCCAACCACCCGGACGTCGAAACCGCCTCCGAGGGCGAGGGCCCCACGCGCAAAGTCGTCGTGAAACCCCGCGCCGCCGGGGCCGCTCCCGCGCCCAACGCCTAA